The stretch of DNA AGCTAACACATTAAAAAGCTTTATGGGAATAGGAATAGGGATAGGTGTTGCTTGGTCTTTAGGATTAAATGGATTGAGTTTAATAGCTGGTGGTATTGCTGGTGGAATTGGAACATCAGTATTTAGCGATCCTGTGGTCGCATACTTAACAACCATCGCAGCGATTGATGGGGTTCGCTTTATTTTAAGGAAAAAAACACCTTTAGATATTATATTGATTCCTTTAATA from Methanocalculus natronophilus encodes:
- a CDS encoding PTS sugar transporter subunit IIC, which encodes FSTLIIGVIIEEIGLLLGNFALFGDTLPQNLITLANTLKSFMGIGIGIGVAWSLGLNGLSLIAGGIAGGIGTSVFSDPVVAYLTTIAAIDGVRFILRKKTPLDIILIPLI